GGCCTGCAGTGCTTCCCTATTTAGTTCGCCAGTCATATGCGCAACAAGTGGAATGTTGTAGGTCGGGCTTGGCCCCTCTAGACAGTGCAAGAACCACAATCGTTGCTGGGCAAAGGAAAGCGGAACCTCTTCTGGTCGTAAAGCAATCGGCATAACAGCCGGACGGGCAATCTGAGCTTGGTCTAGTCGTTTAACCAAACCAGCGACGGTTGGAGCTTCAAATAAATTGCCAATGCCTAATTCAACAGCAAGAGCCTCGCGAATTCGGATCATTAGACGGGAAGCGAGTAGAGAATGTCCACCCAATTCGAAGAAATCATCATCAATTCCTACATAGGGTAAACCTAGAACCTCAGAGAACAGATCACATAGAATCTCCTCCTGAGGAGTTCTGGGCCCCCGCCCCTTCACAGTCACAGTAAGATCAGGAGTGGGTAATGCCTTGCGATCTAGTTTGCCATTAGGTGTTAGCGGTAACTCTGTAATCATCATAAATGCCGACGGTACCATATAATCAGGAAGACTGCTGGCAACATGTTGGCGAAGTTCGGCCGACTCGGGACTAGCTTCCTCGGATGGAACGACATAAGCCACTAGACGTTGCTCCCCTGGTTGATCCTCACGAACAACAACTACAACTTGTGCCACACCCTGATGTTGGGAAAGTACAGCCTCAATCTCACCTAATTCGATCCGAAAACCGCGAATCTTGATCTGATGATCAGCACGGCCTGCATAATCTATAGAACCGTCCGCCAGCCACCGAGCTAGATCCCCTGTGCGATACATCCGCGTACCAGGCTGTCCAAACGGATTAGCAACAAAGCGCTCCGCAGTCAAATCTGGCCGCTTCAAATAACCACGAGCCAATCCAGCACCCGCAATATAAAGATCCCCTACCACTCCGGGTGGAACAGGTTGTAAACTATCATCCAACACATAAATCTGCGTATTCCAAATCGGCCAGCCAATAGGAGATGTCCCTGCATATTCACACGGAAAAGTCACTGCGGTTGACCATATCGTAGTCTCAGTCGGTCCATAGAGATTCGTGACTTGGCAACCAAGTTCTTGCAAAGCAAGCTTGAGACTGCTCGGGAGCGCCTCACCTCCGACGAGCACCTTAAGGTCCCGAAGTTTGTCGGGATCATAAGCAACGAGCGCGTGCCAAAGTGTGGGTGTGGCCTGCATCATCGTGGTTCCTGTCTCTTCGATCATCCTCGTCAGGGCTGGTGGATCCTGAATGGACACCTTCTGAGCGATGACAATACTCGCCCCACTGAGCAGAGGAAGGTATATTTCAAGCGCTGATATGTCAAATGCGACTGTCGTAACAGCCATTAGCCGATCATTTTCATGAAGTTGTAATTGGTCCTGCATGGCGAAGAGGAAATTGGTCAAGCCTTCGTTCGAGACGATAACACCTTTAGGTTTACCTGTTGAGCCAGAAGTGTAAATGACGTAAGCCGGATGGAGAGGCAATGGAGGCGTAATTCGGTCAGCATCACTAAGATTGGTATCGGAACAACGCTTTAACTTTTCAATAGTGGTAGTGTCATCGAGTATAATCCACGGCACTTTTGTCGCTTCAGGGAATTTAGAGGCAGTCTTTGTGTTCGAGATGATACATACGGGTTCCGCGTCAGTGAGCATGTAATTGATTCGTTCAGACGGGTAATCCGGATCCAATGGTAGGTATGCCGCTCCCGTCTTAAGCACGGCCAGCAAACCAACGACCATCTCTACAGACCGAGGTAAGGCCAAAGCCACAATCTGCTCTGGTCCCACACCTTGAGTAATCAAGAAATGTGCAAGCCGATTCGCCTGACAGTTTAACTCCGCATAAGTCAGTTGTTCCCCTTCGAATAACAGAGCAGTAGCCTCAGAATTACGATCAACCTGCACCTCAAACAACGTTGATACACTCTTCTGAGAGACCACTTGCGCCGTTGTATTCCATTCTACTAATACCCGATTACTTTCATCAGGAAGGAGAAGCTTTAACCGTCCAATGGTCTCATGTTGATCCGTCATTGCAACAGTTTCCAAGAGGTGTAGGAATCGCCGTTGATGACCTGCAAGATCTTCAATAGAGTAAACCGCCGGATTACCATCCAGATCAATACGCAGTCCGTTACCATCGAACCTGTCATACACGTTGAAAGACAGGTCGTCCACTGGACCCGCTGAGAGATTGTGTGTCATACCACGATGACCGGCAAAACTCAACCCATAATCAAACGGCATAATATTAATCTGCGGACCGAACAATCTCCGGTTATCACCTACTAACTTAAGGTCACGGCGCAATTCTTCGTGCCTGTACCCTTGATGACCTCGTATCTCGCTAATCTCCTGAACGACTTGTCGTACTAGTTCTACCAAGCTCATATCCGGTCTTACCGACAGGCGTAGTGGTAACAAATTCATGACCATACCGGGAATACGAAGCGAGACAGAACCTAAACGACCCATCATCGGTAATCCTAGAATGATATCCTGCGAACCTGTCATCCGGTGTAAGTAAATAGCCGTCACCGCAATCACAATATCAGGCCAAGTTGCCGATGTATGACGCGCTACCGCGTGCAATTGATTCTGGCTTGACGGTGATAGCTGTGCTGTGAGGCGCAGGAAGCTTCTTGACGTCCTCGGCGCTCGGTCCGCTAGACTTACTACTTCAGGTTCATCTACAAAGCGATCCAGCCAGAATTGGCGGTCCCGCTCAAATTGCTCTGATTGGCGATAGGTCGAATCTTCTAGCAAGATCGAACGTAAGGAACCAAAGACATCCCCTTCAAGTGACAGATTATTTACAAGTGCCGTGTAGTTCTTGGCCACTCTCTGTGCAATAAGTGAAAATCCATATCCATCCATCACGATATGATGGATACGCTGATACCAGAAATAATGATCAGGTCCAGCCTTGAACAAAGCTTCCGTAAAGAGTGGACCTTGTGTAAGATCGACTGAACGGGCCAAATCAGCCCTCATCCATGCTTCAGCTACTTCCTGTGGATTCTGTTCTGAGCTGAGGTCGATCACATGTAGCGGCCAATCATAAGACAAGTCAAGAACCTGCCACGGCCCATCCTTATCCTCACCGAAGCGAACATGCAGAGATTCAGTTTCCATAACAGTCTGACGTAGCGCTGTCTCGAACCGTACTCGATCAACTGGCCCTAGAATCTCTACGTACTCGCCAGTGTTATAGATCGGGTTATCTGGATCAATCTGTTGAGCAAACCATATGCCGGACTGTGCACCTGACAAAGACCAGCGAACATCCTCACGGTCAAGCATCAGTATCTACCTCCTTTTATAATGCAAAATAATCTATATTCGGCAACACCTGCTGTGAGCGTGCGATCAACAGTCTCCACCATTCAGCCAGCGTCGGGCGTTCAGCCAACTCCGCAAAGGTGACCTCAACACCGCTACGGCGCCACCGTTCAACTAGGCTCATAATCCGAATGGAATCTAGCCCCCTGCTAATAATCAAGTCATCGTTATCGGCGATATCTGACGGTGATTCATGAAGTAGCTCAGCTACCTGTTCACGTACAGATTCTAGCGTCATAGATGGAAAGTCAGCCCGATCTCCCATCTCCCCCTTTGTACCTTGCGCATTTCTCAGCTCAGTGAGCAGACGCTGCGTTGTGAGCGTGACTGCACACCGCTCAGATGCATAGGTCAGAGCCATCTTATGATGTTCCAATGAGAAATCCGCCACTGCATCTGCAACGAAGAACGGTTGCACATCCATCATAAATGCATCGCACGCCGTCAGAAGACATCCGATATGTGCATAAATTCCACTTACGAAAAGCTGATCACGACCTTGTTCGTGTAGAATTTCCCTAAGATTTGTCTTCTGGAATCCACTATATCTCCACTTGGTAAGGACGATGTCATGCTCATCTGGCGTAAGCTCCTCCACGATTTTCTTCTGAATGGGACCATCGTTGATTCCCGCTCCCCAGAAATCTTGCAGCAGGCCTCGTTCTGTTGGGGTCTGTCCACCTGGTTGTGCCGTGTAGATCACAGGAATACCTAACTCATGACATTGACTTCTTAGGAGCTGAATGTTCGCTAGAAGCTCAACCACTGGCGATTGTCCGTAAGTGAACGCGTCTAGGAAATATTGCTGCATATCATGAATAAGAAGGACAGCACGCTTCGGATCAGGTTTCCACGTGACCTTATGATTTGGTAAGTCTGATTCGGTTGGCATCGGATACGGTATAATCGTTGGAATAGCCATTTAATCCCTCATTTCAACTTTTGTTGTAATCTTCTGCGCAATGACCTCACGTAGCGCTTTTTTATTTACCTTTCCTACTCCAGTCTTTGGGAATGATGCAATGAACTCCACCCGATCCGGGATTTTGTAAACTGCCACACCACGTTCCCTCAGGAACATTTTGAGCTCAGCTATCGTAGGAGGGTGCTCATATTCATGAGCTATTACAAAAGCGCAGGTTCGTTCACCAAGGAACTCATCGGGCATAGAAACCACCGCTACATCATGCACCGCGGTATGAGCAAGGATGTGATTCTCTACCTCTTCGGCTGCAACTTTGTCTCCACCACGATTGATCTGGTCCTTATCACGTCCCTCCACAATCAAGTAGCCGGACGAAGTCATCCTCGCTAGGTCCCCCGTACGGTAAAATCCATCTGAAGTAAACGCCTTGGCATTATGCTCATCGGCCTTGTAGTAACCACGGATTGTGTACGGTCCACGAGTCAATAAATGTCCTACATGGCCCTGTTCGACTTCGTGATCCTCCTCATCTACGATGCGTATCTCATCGTATGGTGACATCGGTCTTCCCTGGGTGTTGACAATAATTTCCTCCGAGTCATTCAATCGAGTATAGTTAACCAGTCCTTCAGCCATCCCAAAGACCTGTTGCAAAGTACAACCCAGCGTTGACTTTACCCGACGCGCAACTTCTGCACTGAACTTAGCTCCACCGACTTGTAGTACCTGTAGACTGGATAAATCGTAATGACGCGATGATGCTGCCTCAAGCCATGCTAAAGCAAGGGGTGGAACTAACGCTGTTATCGTGACGCGTTCCTGAGCGATAAGTGGAAACGCATCGTCTGGGCTTGGTCTAGGTGCAAGAACAACTCTGCCACCTGCATACAACGTACCAAGTACACCCGGTGAACTGAGCGGATAATTGTGCGCAATGGGAAGGGCTGCGAGATACACACTATCCGAATTAAGATGGCAAATATCGGCACTGACTCGCAGGCTATACATGTAATCGTCGTGAGTACGAGGGATTAACTTAGGTAACCCTGTACTTCCCCCAGATAATTGAAGAAACGCAACATCACTAGAACTGACATCCAGCTGATTCATAGGTTCTGTATGTAGATCAGCCAATGCCACGAACTCCTTCGAATCGCCTACAACGATGATATGCTGCACGGTCGAAGCCTTATTCTGTACCTGTCTTGCTAGTTCCCGATAGTCAAATCCCAGGTAATGGTCAGGAATAATGTAAGCAACTGCTTCAGTAAATTCACAGAAATATGTGATCTCACTACTTCGATGTAATGGCAGAGCAAAGACGGGTAGGGCCCCCAGTCGAAACAATGCGAAGACAACTTCGAAAAACTCCGTAATATTAGGCAGTTGAACGATCACACGATCCATTGGCCTGATTCCAATCGATCGGAACCCAGCAGCTAGCTGATCTGCTCTTGTATCAAGCTCTCTATAGCTCCAGCAATTCTCACCACTACTAATCGCCGTACGATCCCCAAGTCTAGTCGCACGTTCTCGCAACATTTCTCCGAAAGTTTCTCCTCTCCAGCAGCCAGCCTGGCGGTACCGATCTGCAAACTCTTCAGGCCACGTGGCACATCCAAGCAACATAAACTATCCCTCCTGATCTTATCTAGGCTACTCGTCATTCAGCCCCATGCCGATTAACATTGTACGGAACTTAGCCGTTGTCTCAGAGAGTTCTCCCTCTGGGCTTGATCCGAGGACGACTCCGGCTCCAGCAAACAGACGTAGGGAGTGGTCATCCACCTCAGCGCAACGGATCGTAACAACCCACTCACCATCTCCGTTCGAATCGCACCACCCGACCATGCCCGCATAGAACCCTCGATCGAACGGTTCGATCTCTCGGATTACCTCCCTTGCCATTTCAGTCGGAGATCCGCAGACAGCGGGTGTCGGGTGCAGTGCGACCGCCAACGTAAGCGCAGATGTTGAGGGATCAGCAAGTTCACCACGGATCTCAGTTGAGAGATGCCACATGGTAGCTGTTTGTACCAACGAGGGTACGGATGGAACATCCAATGTGTTGCAATACGGACGAAGTGCAGCAGCAACGGCATCGACGACCAATGCATGCTCATACAGATCCTTGGCAGATGAGAGCAATGCCGCGGCTCTTTGCTGATCCTCCTCAGGATCCTCACTTCGTGCCGTCGACCCTGCCAATGGATTAGCCAACACTTGCAGTCCCGATCTTGAGACGAGTAATTCAGGACTAGCTCCTATAAGCGTTCGTCGCGGTGAACTTGGAGGAGTAACTCCTAATGGCCACTCCTCCGCTTCTCGGATGGGCAAATCCACGGCAAAGGTGTAGCCACGAGTATTGTTGCGAGCAAGGTTAACAAGTAACTGATGGGTATCGATCATTGTAGACGAGGTTAACTGCAATGTTCTCGACAGAACAACTTTGCGAAGGCCACTACTTTCCAGATGGTTCAATCCTTGTTCTACACCACGTACATACTCCGCTGCCTCTGGAATTGCACTGATCTCATACTTAGACGTTAATGATTGTTCCTTCTGATTCGTTGGTTCGAAGTGTAATCCATCCCCCCACTGAATGGTCGTTGGCACGATCAGGTGTGCAGGTTTCCTATGATCAAAAGGCACCGCACCTACGACGACTGATACGTTGTGTTGGGACTGTTTCACATGATTTAGAAACGCTGTAACACGCTCGGGCAAACTGCTTAACTCCTCGGTTCCCTCATAGGTAGGCATCTCCAAGAACGTCCCCTGCGCAAGCAGAGTACGTTGTGGTGAAGATAAGAAGAAGGACGAGCCAGACTGATAGTTATCAAGGAGTTGTGTTGCTATTGTCACAGGAATAACATCATGTTTTATCATTTCAATCGCCTCCTTATTAAATGTTCAAACCCCTAAAGTAGCACCGCCATCGACACATAGGTCATGCATCGTAATATGTCGTGCCTGATTAGAGAGTAGAAAGAGAACAGCATCAGCAATATCCGCAGGTGTGGCCAGCTTTTTGAGCGGTATGCCTAGCCGGTACGCTTCGAGTGATCCAGCGATGACAGCTTGCCCTCCGTTCCCATCAGGCCAAAGTGACCACTGCATGGGAGTTTCTGTTGATCCGGGTGACACGACGTTGCAGCGAATGTTGTGCTCAGCGTTCTCAAGCCCCAGGCATTTAGTAAACATTGTCGCCGCAGCTTTGGAGGCAACGTAAGCAGACATATGCATTCGTGGAACCCCTGCGGCATTCGATCCCACCGTTACGATTGAACCCGAACTCCGTGGTACCATACGTTTAATTACTGCACGAGATACGTAGAAAACCCCCGTAGAATTGACCGCGAAAGTTGTAGCCCAGTCGTCGTCAGTGAGTAATTCTATCGAGCCTGTCCGCAGTAGCCCTGCCACGTTGACCAACATATGAATCGGTCCGATTTCATGTTCAATCCGATTCACCATTTCATCAACAGCAACGCTGTCACTCACGTCTGTTGGGAAGGACGACACATTGCGGCCTTCTGCACGAAGTTCAGTCACAAGTCTCTCTAGCCCCTCGGCATTGTTATCCATAGCCGCAACGAGAGCCCCCTGTTCAACCAATCCACGTACCACCGCTTCTCCAATTCCTTGAGCGGCACCTGTCACTAGAGCAGTTCTTCCCCTGATTCCCATAGTGTCCATTAATTAAATTCAATCCCTCTCTTTCATAAAGGATGATATCCATTATTCGATAATGATAATCATTATCAATTAATAGAACCGATGATATATACAATTTCAAATCGTGGCCACCATCGAATTTAGAAAACCCATCATTCCCCGGTGACCCCTATATGCAACAACGCAATACTGTTTTATATTTTCGATCCATGCAGCACTTTAACATCTTCAGAAGAAATGAGAGAAGGACGTGATGCAAATCTCAAAGCGCGGCTAATCAAGGCTGGTAGAAGCGATACATGACCTTCGTCCTCAAACTCTTTAAATTCTACACATACGCCTTGATTAACGAGAGTTGCTAAACGATTTGAAAGCTCCTTCGCGTTCTCGTATATCCGACTTTTATGAAATTTCTCCAATTCCCCCATCCCTAGCAGAATTCTGACGTTGACAGGCTCCTCTTGCAAACGAACCGTGAATTGTCGCTCCTCTTTAAGCATTATTCGCTTGTTCCAATGAATAGATGGACTACCTGCAACATAGGTCTGGAATGCCTCCGGCTTCGTAAAAAGCACATGTAATACGAAGAGACCACCCAGTGAATGACCAAATAGCGTTTGCCTACTGCGGTCAATCGTATATTTCCTTTCAATTTCCGGCTTTAGCTCCTCTTGAATGAATGTCAAGAAATCTTCTGCCCCCCCTTGTTCCGGCCAAGCTCTGCCGTCTGGACTTGCAGGTAACTCAGTAACGGACACAGGTAGTGTGAAATCATAATGACGTGCAGAAGCAAACGGATCTTCTGTTGGGTAACCGATGCCTACGATAATCGTCGGAACTACGCCCGTTCGTTCAGTCCTACGTGCTTGTACGCGCATCGCTTCCACCATCGTTCCAAATACCGCATTGGCATCCAGTAAATAAATCACCGGATAGCCCGAGGAGGGTGGCTCTCCACTAGGCATGGCCACATAGATACGATATTCTCGGTTTCCAGTACGATCGTGCATTATGCGTTGTTCTGTTCTAGGTATTGTGACCTTATCGCCTGTACTGTCCTTGACGATGACTTGAGCGTGTTCGATTATTTTGTGATCCACCGTATTTAATTCCTTTCATCAAATGATAATCATTATCAGTTATGATTATAAATCACGTCCTCTTTTCTCACCATGGATGATATCCGGTTATATCGCTGGACTATATCCATAATTTTACTCATCTATCTCTCATATGGAAATTAGCAAATGTTTAATTCATTAGCTCCGTACTTTGTTTCTATATAGTAAAAATATAAAATAGGGTACTCCAATGATGGCCACGACGATGCCAACAGGCAATTCAGCAGGTGCAAAGAGCATTTTCCCTAAATAATCAGATACGATAACTAGCAGTGCTCCGACCACTCCGCACACCGGAATAATTCGCTTATGTGTTCTACCGATCAGGCGCCTCGCGATGTGTGGTGCCATCAGTCCGATAAAGCCAATTCCTCCCGACACAGATACGCATGCGCTAATGATACCTATGCTACTTAATAGGAGCACCGCTTTTTCTTTTTCTGTAGAGACGCCAATGCTTCTAACACTATCTTCATCCATCTGAAATAAATCTAGAACATATGACCTTCTAACGATCACTGGGATTAACAACACAAACCACGGTAGAATAGACACGATATATCTCCAATTAGCATTGTAGATACTGCCGGAAGTCCATACTGCCGCCATCTCGAAATCTGAAGCATTCATTTTTAAAGTCAAAAAAAGCGAGACCGCACCTAGCCCTGTACCTATCGCAATGCCCGTCAACAGAAGTCGCTGAGACTCCAACCTGCCATTCTTCCAAGAAAAAAGATAGATAAGTAGTGCAGCCATTAGTCCGCCCACCAATCCAAACAAAGGCATCGCCAGAATCGATCCCCATCCCGTTCCTTTTATTTGGCCTTGATAGAAAAACAAGAATAGAACCATCGCCGCACCAGCCCCGGCGTTAATTCCTAGTATTCCTGGATCAGCTAGCCCATTTCTCGTGATACCTTGAATCACAGCCCCTGCAATGCC
The nucleotide sequence above comes from Paenibacillus sp. IHBB 10380. Encoded proteins:
- a CDS encoding 2,3-dihydro-2,3-dihydroxybenzoate dehydrogenase, whose protein sequence is MDTMGIRGRTALVTGAAQGIGEAVVRGLVEQGALVAAMDNNAEGLERLVTELRAEGRNVSSFPTDVSDSVAVDEMVNRIEHEIGPIHMLVNVAGLLRTGSIELLTDDDWATTFAVNSTGVFYVSRAVIKRMVPRSSGSIVTVGSNAAGVPRMHMSAYVASKAAATMFTKCLGLENAEHNIRCNVVSPGSTETPMQWSLWPDGNGGQAVIAGSLEAYRLGIPLKKLATPADIADAVLFLLSNQARHITMHDLCVDGGATLGV
- the dhbC gene encoding isochorismate synthase DhbC — its product is MIKHDVIPVTIATQLLDNYQSGSSFFLSSPQRTLLAQGTFLEMPTYEGTEELSSLPERVTAFLNHVKQSQHNVSVVVGAVPFDHRKPAHLIVPTTIQWGDGLHFEPTNQKEQSLTSKYEISAIPEAAEYVRGVEQGLNHLESSGLRKVVLSRTLQLTSSTMIDTHQLLVNLARNNTRGYTFAVDLPIREAEEWPLGVTPPSSPRRTLIGASPELLVSRSGLQVLANPLAGSTARSEDPEEDQQRAAALLSSAKDLYEHALVVDAVAAALRPYCNTLDVPSVPSLVQTATMWHLSTEIRGELADPSTSALTLAVALHPTPAVCGSPTEMAREVIREIEPFDRGFYAGMVGWCDSNGDGEWVVTIRCAEVDDHSLRLFAGAGVVLGSSPEGELSETTAKFRTMLIGMGLNDE
- a CDS encoding alpha/beta hydrolase, with the translated sequence MDHKIIEHAQVIVKDSTGDKVTIPRTEQRIMHDRTGNREYRIYVAMPSGEPPSSGYPVIYLLDANAVFGTMVEAMRVQARRTERTGVVPTIIVGIGYPTEDPFASARHYDFTLPVSVTELPASPDGRAWPEQGGAEDFLTFIQEELKPEIERKYTIDRSRQTLFGHSLGGLFVLHVLFTKPEAFQTYVAGSPSIHWNKRIMLKEERQFTVRLQEEPVNVRILLGMGELEKFHKSRIYENAKELSNRLATLVNQGVCVEFKEFEDEGHVSLLPALISRALRFASRPSLISSEDVKVLHGSKI
- a CDS encoding FecCD family ABC transporter permease codes for the protein MNNASKQRYVTVLAVGIGMILVTMYVSLTNGVFDITVQDVIRTLLRIDPKPDQDLVILEFRLPRILIAGLVGMGLGIAGAVIQGITRNGLADPGILGINAGAGAAMVLFLFFYQGQIKGTGWGSILAMPLFGLVGGLMAALLIYLFSWKNGRLESQRLLLTGIAIGTGLGAVSLFLTLKMNASDFEMAAVWTSGSIYNANWRYIVSILPWFVLLIPVIVRRSYVLDLFQMDEDSVRSIGVSTEKEKAVLLLSSIGIISACVSVSGGIGFIGLMAPHIARRLIGRTHKRIIPVCGVVGALLVIVSDYLGKMLFAPAELPVGIVVAIIGVPYFIFLLYRNKVRS
- a CDS encoding isochorismatase family protein, whose translation is MAIPTIIPYPMPTESDLPNHKVTWKPDPKRAVLLIHDMQQYFLDAFTYGQSPVVELLANIQLLRSQCHELGIPVIYTAQPGGQTPTERGLLQDFWGAGINDGPIQKKIVEELTPDEHDIVLTKWRYSGFQKTNLREILHEQGRDQLFVSGIYAHIGCLLTACDAFMMDVQPFFVADAVADFSLEHHKMALTYASERCAVTLTTQRLLTELRNAQGTKGEMGDRADFPSMTLESVREQVAELLHESPSDIADNDDLIISRGLDSIRIMSLVERWRRSGVEVTFAELAERPTLAEWWRLLIARSQQVLPNIDYFAL
- a CDS encoding (2,3-dihydroxybenzoyl)adenylate synthase; this translates as MLLGCATWPEEFADRYRQAGCWRGETFGEMLRERATRLGDRTAISSGENCWSYRELDTRADQLAAGFRSIGIRPMDRVIVQLPNITEFFEVVFALFRLGALPVFALPLHRSSEITYFCEFTEAVAYIIPDHYLGFDYRELARQVQNKASTVQHIIVVGDSKEFVALADLHTEPMNQLDVSSSDVAFLQLSGGSTGLPKLIPRTHDDYMYSLRVSADICHLNSDSVYLAALPIAHNYPLSSPGVLGTLYAGGRVVLAPRPSPDDAFPLIAQERVTITALVPPLALAWLEAASSRHYDLSSLQVLQVGGAKFSAEVARRVKSTLGCTLQQVFGMAEGLVNYTRLNDSEEIIVNTQGRPMSPYDEIRIVDEEDHEVEQGHVGHLLTRGPYTIRGYYKADEHNAKAFTSDGFYRTGDLARMTSSGYLIVEGRDKDQINRGGDKVAAEEVENHILAHTAVHDVAVVSMPDEFLGERTCAFVIAHEYEHPPTIAELKMFLRERGVAVYKIPDRVEFIASFPKTGVGKVNKKALREVIAQKITTKVEMRD